AGCACCGTCCAGAGGATGCTGCCCACCCCAGGGATGAAGTTGAGGGGAAAGAGCACCGCCAGCCCCAGGAGCAGGGTGACGAGGCGGGCCAGGGTGTGGGCAATTCCCGTCATCAGCCCTTTGAGGAAGGCGCCCACGCTGAAGGGTGAGGAGGGCGGGGCGCCGCACAGCTCCTCGGTGGCCTCGGAGAGCGGGTCCTGCAGAGGAGCGAGCAGGAGAGGGGGCACCGTGTTGGCGCCCACCACCCAGAGCACCAGGGAGATGAGCAGCCGCACGAGCTGCCAGAGCGCCTCGCCGTACCAGCTCTCCGGGCGGGCGAAGAACCTGTTGATCAGCCCGGGGGTGTAGCGCCAGAGGAAGATGGCCAGGACTACCAGTACGGCCAGTGTCACTGCGGCACACAAGGCGGAGAGCAGGAAGAGCTTGGGCGAGCGGAAGATGAGGCCGAAGGCGCGAGGCAGCAGCCCGAGTCCCTGAAAGAAGTCAGAGAAGCGTGCCTTGGGGGCGAGGGTCGGCACCGGGGAGGTTGGATTCATCCAGGGAGGGTGCGTAATTGGGAGCAGCGGGTTCATTGAACGTTATATAGGCGCGGCCATGTCCCTGGATCTCAAACGAGCAGTCTCCCAACCGATTACCTCCATTGACACGCTGGTGGACGTCTTCCGGGCGGCGGAGAAGCCCCGGACCGAGCACCGGCTGGGGCTCGAGCATGAGAAGTTCGTTTTCCCGCAAGGCGCAGCGCGGCATGTGCCCTACGAGGGGCCTGCCGGCATCGGCGCGTTGCTGGAGAAGATGGGAGCGAAGAGCGGCGGCTACACGCCGTTCCGGGAGACGCCCGAGTCTCCGGTGATCGCGCTGCAGCGGGGCATCGAGACGGTGTCGCTGGAGCCGGGTGGGCAGCTGGAGCTGTCCGGCAGCCCGTTCTTCACGGCGCGCGAGGCCCACGCGGAAAACCTGCGGCACTTGGCCGAGGCGAAGGCGGCGGCGGGAGAGCTGGGGCTGCAGCTGGTGGCGATGGGATACCGGCCCTTTGGGACTCCGGCGGACGTCCCCTGGATGCCGAAGACGCGCTACAAGGTGATGCGGCGCACGCTGCCGGAGCGCGGGCGGCTGGCGCTGAACATGATGTTGATGACGTCGACGGGGCAGGCCTCGTTCGACTGGGCGGACGAGGAGGACTGTGTCCGCAAGACGGTGCTGGTGGCGCGGCTGGCGCCGCTGATGGTGGCGCTGTACGCCAACAGCCCGCTGGTGGAGGGCAAGCCCTCGGAGTGGATGAGCTTCCGCAACCGAGTTTGGGATGAAGTGGATCCCACGCGCTGTGGCTACCTGCCGGCGTTCTTCGATGGCTCGTTCTCGTACCAGGCCTATGTGGAGTGGGCGCTGGACGCGCCGCTGCTCTTCCTGCGCCGGCGGGGTGAGTACCTGCACCCGAAGATGAACTTCCGCCAGCTGCTGAAGGAGGGCTTCGAGGGCCAGCCGGCGGACATGGGGGACTGGACGGACCACCTGTCCACGCTGTTCCCCGAGGTGCGGCTCAAGAAGGTGATCGAGGTGCGCGGGGCGGATTGCGGCTCGGCGGAGATGACGGGGGCGCTGGGGGCGCTGTGGCGCGGGCTGCTGTACGACAGGACGGCGCTGGAGGAGGGGGAGCGGCTGCTGCCGAAGTTGTCCCTCGCCGAGCACCTGGCCTTCCACGACACGGCCCGGCGGCAGGGGCTGGCGGGGAAGCTGGGGCAGCACGACCTGCACCGGCTGGCGGGGGAGATGGTGGCCATTGCCCGCCGCGGGCTGGAGCGCCTGGATCCGCAGGACGCGCCGCTGCTGGAGCCGCTCACGCGGGTGGCCGCGTCGGGGCGTTCCCCGGGGCAGGCCATTCTTGACGCGTGGCACAAAGATCCGCGGATGGAGACGCTGCTGCCACGCTTCACGCTCTAACGATGAGAGGATGACGCACTGCACCTCAGAGGAGCGCTACCTGAGGGGGTGAAACACATATTGATACAAAGACTCGCTTTTCGCGGGTCGCCCGTTTTCCTGTGGTTGTTTTTCTCGGGCTCTGAATCTTCAGTTCTCAATTATTGCGACTACAATCGTTCTTGCGACAGGTTCCGCAGTATTCCCCCACCTGTGCAGGAGCGACGACGTGCGCACCCTCGGCAAGCTGTCCGTTGTGTCGGTGTTGGGTCTCTGGCTCGTGGGTTGTGGACCCGATGATCTGGGCAGTCACGACCTCGGAGGCGAACAGGTCTCCAGCCAGATCGAGCGGGACTTCGGTGGCCCGAGCGCATTGATGGACTTCTTCGAGAGCCACTCCGAGGCCGAGATCCAGCGAGCGTTGGCGCCCTACGGCGTCGGGTTCGTGCAGCACGGTAACGTCACCGCGGAGCTCATCACCGACTGCCCGCAGTTCTTCCCGTCGAGCGACCGCAACATCTGGCACAGCCTGAACGGCGAGTACTACTACATCGATGGCTCGGGCCGGCCGAACCGCGCGTACTCGTATCTGCCGCCGATCGCCGCCGAGGCGCGCAACGACACCTGTCAGGGGAACGTGGGGCAGTGGGGTGACGCGGCCAATCCCAGCAATGACTACGACGGGGGACACCTCATCGGCTCGCAGCTCGGGGGCTGGGGCAAGCGTGCGAACCTGGTGCCTCAGGATGCCAACTTCAACCGCGGCAACTG
Above is a genomic segment from Hyalangium minutum containing:
- a CDS encoding EI24 domain-containing protein gives rise to the protein MNPTSPVPTLAPKARFSDFFQGLGLLPRAFGLIFRSPKLFLLSALCAAVTLAVLVVLAIFLWRYTPGLINRFFARPESWYGEALWQLVRLLISLVLWVVGANTVPPLLLAPLQDPLSEATEELCGAPPSSPFSVGAFLKGLMTGIAHTLARLVTLLLGLAVLFPLNFIPGVGSILWTVLGSLWSMIWMAGEHLAAPMTRHLYPFSEVRRMLRERRALTLGLGAGVYLLLWIPILNTFFLPVAVVAGTLLYRGLRASGQLPPPPAAPRTAP
- a CDS encoding glutamate--cysteine ligase — encoded protein: MSLDLKRAVSQPITSIDTLVDVFRAAEKPRTEHRLGLEHEKFVFPQGAARHVPYEGPAGIGALLEKMGAKSGGYTPFRETPESPVIALQRGIETVSLEPGGQLELSGSPFFTAREAHAENLRHLAEAKAAAGELGLQLVAMGYRPFGTPADVPWMPKTRYKVMRRTLPERGRLALNMMLMTSTGQASFDWADEEDCVRKTVLVARLAPLMVALYANSPLVEGKPSEWMSFRNRVWDEVDPTRCGYLPAFFDGSFSYQAYVEWALDAPLLFLRRRGEYLHPKMNFRQLLKEGFEGQPADMGDWTDHLSTLFPEVRLKKVIEVRGADCGSAEMTGALGALWRGLLYDRTALEEGERLLPKLSLAEHLAFHDTARRQGLAGKLGQHDLHRLAGEMVAIARRGLERLDPQDAPLLEPLTRVAASGRSPGQAILDAWHKDPRMETLLPRFTL
- a CDS encoding DNA/RNA non-specific endonuclease, with the protein product MRTLGKLSVVSVLGLWLVGCGPDDLGSHDLGGEQVSSQIERDFGGPSALMDFFESHSEAEIQRALAPYGVGFVQHGNVTAELITDCPQFFPSSDRNIWHSLNGEYYYIDGSGRPNRAYSYLPPIAAEARNDTCQGNVGQWGDAANPSNDYDGGHLIGSQLGGWGKRANLVPQDANFNRGNWVALENKMARCAALPNGRMRYTIGANYPNLTTLIPSIMTMELRNQSTGASVLLSFENVDYGGSNGTNEKNRGVTFLTNQGCN